The following coding sequences are from one Rutidosis leptorrhynchoides isolate AG116_Rl617_1_P2 chromosome 11, CSIRO_AGI_Rlap_v1, whole genome shotgun sequence window:
- the LOC139876564 gene encoding uncharacterized protein isoform X1, whose protein sequence is MNNHRTSFVKTFQNVEEQVSSPFNAQIQEFCESELFLVTKQSSELSFRFNCCYDEQSSYTKRSDLVENATYTTAIAPIANDISLIFEEDLIDNDISNFSKTSHFTNHQYPFSNQDRYDTSMLQNKICHDPMFAYPCALSNDHVVPKFGPTSFTTFGVEDDTSSILPFRSTRTNKSLSSNYSFVDSTEGFGTNDENSFLTNDIQTRDQEFTGESDRIFCNDPLLHSHNANKLEQLISNESRNLVNQGGNPTTQLGLETFGFTNKLTSEEKKVKIEKYMNKRNRRNFNKKIKYECRKTLADSRPRIRGRFVRNDEFGENLTTDNREEYIRV, encoded by the exons ATGAATAACCACCGTACAAGCTTTGTTAAAACGTTTCAAAATGTTGAG GAACAAGTATCAAGCCCTTTCAATGCACAAATACAAGAGTTTTGTGAATCAGAGTTATTCCTAGTAACTAAACAAAGCTCGGAACTTTCGTTTCGCTTCAATTGTTGCTACGATGAACAATCCTCGTACACCAAACGCTCCGATTTAGTAGAAAACGCCACATACACTACTGCAATCGCCCCTATAGCCAACGACATCTCTTTAATCTTTGAAGAAGATCTCATAGATAATGACATTTCAAACTTCTCAAAAACTTCACATTTCACCAATCATCAATACCCTTTTAGTAATCAAGACCGATATGATACATCTATGCTCCAAAACAAAATATGTCATGATCCTATGTTTGCATACCCTTGTGCTCTTTCAAATGATCATGTTGTCCCTAAATTCGGACCAACATCGTTTACAACATTTGGTGTAGAAGACGATACATCTTCCATATTACCTTTTAGGTCCACACGAACGAATAAATCCTTATCTTCCAACTACTCTTTTGTCGACTCAACCGAAGGTTTTGGGACTAATGACGAAAACTCATTCTTAACAAATGACATTCAAACTCGTGACCAAGAATTCACAGGGGAAAGCGACCGAATCTTTTGCAATGATCCTCTACTACACTCGCACAACGCTAACAAACTGGAGCAG TTAATTAGCAATGAAAGCCGGAATCTAGTAAACCAAGGCGGAAACCCTACAACACAATTGGGCTTAGAAACCTTTGGATTCACCAACAAACTTACAAGCGAAGAAAAGAAAGTGAAGATCGAAAAATACATGAATAAAAGAAATCGGAGAAATTTCAACAAGAAAATCAAG TACGAATGCCGAAAAACTCTTGCAGATAGCCGACCACGAATAAGAGGAAGATTTGTAAGGAACGACGAGTTTGGGGAGAACCTTACGACAGACAATCGTGAAGAATATATTAGAGTATAA
- the LOC139876564 gene encoding uncharacterized protein isoform X2, which yields MNNHRTSFVKTFQNVEEQVSSPFNAQIQEFCESELFLVTKQSSELSFRFNCCYDEQSSYTKRSDLVENATYTTAIAPIANDISLIFEEDLIDNDISNFSKTSHFTNHQYPFSNQDRYDTSMLQNKICHDPMFAYPCALSNDHVVPKFGPTSFTTFGVEDDTSSILPFRSTRTNKSLSSNYSFVDSTEGFGTNDENSFLTNDIQTRDQEFTGESDRIFCNDPLLHSHNANKLEQYECRKTLADSRPRIRGRFVRNDEFGENLTTDNREEYIRV from the exons ATGAATAACCACCGTACAAGCTTTGTTAAAACGTTTCAAAATGTTGAG GAACAAGTATCAAGCCCTTTCAATGCACAAATACAAGAGTTTTGTGAATCAGAGTTATTCCTAGTAACTAAACAAAGCTCGGAACTTTCGTTTCGCTTCAATTGTTGCTACGATGAACAATCCTCGTACACCAAACGCTCCGATTTAGTAGAAAACGCCACATACACTACTGCAATCGCCCCTATAGCCAACGACATCTCTTTAATCTTTGAAGAAGATCTCATAGATAATGACATTTCAAACTTCTCAAAAACTTCACATTTCACCAATCATCAATACCCTTTTAGTAATCAAGACCGATATGATACATCTATGCTCCAAAACAAAATATGTCATGATCCTATGTTTGCATACCCTTGTGCTCTTTCAAATGATCATGTTGTCCCTAAATTCGGACCAACATCGTTTACAACATTTGGTGTAGAAGACGATACATCTTCCATATTACCTTTTAGGTCCACACGAACGAATAAATCCTTATCTTCCAACTACTCTTTTGTCGACTCAACCGAAGGTTTTGGGACTAATGACGAAAACTCATTCTTAACAAATGACATTCAAACTCGTGACCAAGAATTCACAGGGGAAAGCGACCGAATCTTTTGCAATGATCCTCTACTACACTCGCACAACGCTAACAAACTGGAGCAG TACGAATGCCGAAAAACTCTTGCAGATAGCCGACCACGAATAAGAGGAAGATTTGTAAGGAACGACGAGTTTGGGGAGAACCTTACGACAGACAATCGTGAAGAATATATTAGAGTATAA
- the LOC139874907 gene encoding hydroxyethylthiazole kinase-like, which yields MATANQEHQENDDVWGSKSWKFLSSVRQQSPLIQCITNLVSMDLMANILLAAGASPAMVHSVLEIPDFTPHIQSLLINVGTLTPDWLPSMKAAANLANELGKPWVLDPAAVGASSFRLKACLELIELKPTVIRGNGSEIIALSMASIGSTKGADSLHESSDALEVAKSLAKSSGSIVAISGSVDYVTDGQRVVGAHNGVQLMQKITASGCAVTALIAAFVAIDPKNAFEATVCAFSVFGLAGEVGMDLAKGPGSLRMHLIDSLYGLDQDIVLNRVNIKRFS from the exons ATGGCTACGGCAAACCAAGAACATCAAGAAAACGACGACGTTTGGGGATCAAAATCATGGAAATTTCTCTCATCAGTAAGACAACAATCACCATTAATACAATGCATCACAAACTTAGTATCAATGGATTTAATGGCCAATATCCTTTTAGCAGCAGGTGCATCACCAGCAATGGTTCATTCAGTTCTTGAAATCCCTGATTTCACACCTCACATTCAATCTTTACTTATAAACGTTGGTACACTCACTCCTGATTGGTTACCATCAATGAAAGCTGCAGCTAATTTGGCTAATGAATTGGGTAAGCCATGGGTTCTTGATCCAGCTGCTGTTGGTGCTTCTAGTTTTAGGTTAAAagcttgtcttgagcttattgaactTAAACCTACTGTTATTAGAGGAAATGGGTCTGAAATTATTGCACTTTCCATGGCTTCTATTGGTTCCACCAAG GGTGCCGATAGCTTGCACGAATCTAGTGATGCGTTAGAAGTCGCAAAGTCTTTAGCTAAATCGAGTGGTAGTATAGTTGCAATTTCAGGGTCTGTTGACTATGTTACAGATGGTCAACGAGTTGTCGGTGCACATAATGGAGTGCAATTGATGCAAAAGATAACCGCAAGTGGATGTGCAGTTACTGCCCTAATTGCTGCTTTTGTTGCAATTGATCCTAAAAACGCATTTGAAGCGACAGTTTGTGCATTTTCGGTATTTGGTTTGGCTGGTGAAGTTGGCATGGATTTAGCAAAAGGACCTGGATCGTTACGTATGCATCTGATTGATTCACTTTACGGGCTCGATCAGGATATTGTTCTTAATCGTGTCAACATTAAAAGGTTCTCGTGA
- the LOC139874218 gene encoding dirigent protein 16-like: MSQQSLKAFVFTLLIGALHLQSLTVSATDPTPEAGVHVFELYMHDILGGSNPTARPVTGLLGNIYSGQVPFARRIGFRAPSGGVVIPNANGAIPTVNANGIPLGTGLVGTQFAGNINQNNNNVQNQIAAQLGPDGLGLGFGTITVIDDLLTADAKLGSQTLGKAQGVYVASSADGSRQMMTFTAMMEGGEYGDSINFFGVYKIGSPMSRLSITGGTGKFLHACGFAEVRSLIPAGQIVADGVESLLRLTVHLSY; the protein is encoded by the coding sequence ATGTCGCAGCAATCGTTAAAAGCTTTCGTATTCACTTTACTAATCGGAGCTCTTCATCTTCAATCCTTAACTGTATCAGCAACCGACCCAACACCCGAAGCAGGAGTACACGTTTTCGAGCTTTATATGCACGATATTCTTGGTGGTAGCAACCCAACAGCTAGGCCCGTAACCGGTCTACTAGGCAACATATACAGTGGTCAAGTCCCATTCGCTAGACGAATAGGTTTCCGGGCCCCATCAGGCGGGGTTGTGATCCCTAACGCTAATGGAGCCATTCCAACTGTAAACGCCAACGGCATCCCACTTGGAACTGGCTTAGTTGGCACACAATTTGCTGGAAACATTAACCAGAACAACAATAATGTTCAAAACCAAATTGCAGCCCAGCTTGGGCCCGATGGACTTGGGCTTGGGTTCGGGACCATCACAGTTATCGATGACTTATTAACGGCCGATGCTAAATTGGGTTCACAGACGTTAGGGAAAGCACAAGGAGTGTATGTTGCCAGCTCAGCAGATGGAAGCCGACAAATGATGACGTTTACCGCCATGATGGAAGGAGGGGAATATGGGGATAGTATTAACTTCTTTGGAGTGTATAAGATAGGAAGCCCGATGTCTCGGTTGTCGATAACAGGCGGGACCGGGAAGTTCCTGCACGCTTGTGGGTTTGCGGAAGTTCGATCACTGATACCCGCGGGTCAAATTGTTGCAGATGGGGTCGAGTCTCTGTTGAGGTTGACTGTTCACCTAAGTTACTAA